Proteins found in one Paludisphaera rhizosphaerae genomic segment:
- the rpmF gene encoding 50S ribosomal protein L32, whose product MAVPKRRKSKSAKGKRRSHDALTPINLTVCPMCKQSVPTHKVHEECLAEHLKNGAPGRMAF is encoded by the coding sequence GTGGCCGTACCCAAGAGACGTAAATCCAAGTCCGCGAAGGGGAAGCGACGGAGTCACGACGCCCTCACCCCGATCAATCTGACTGTCTGCCCCATGTGCAAGCAGTCCGTGCCCACCCACAAGGTCCACGAGGAATGCCTGGCCGAGCACCTCAAGAACGGCGCTCCGGGCCGCATGGCCTTCTGA
- a CDS encoding YfhO family protein, with the protein MPSRRAELIVFGVVLATLVGGFLHDALRPGRILSPADVLLVESSFREPGSLPFEPANRLLMDPVLQFQPWLAFNRSEIRAGRLPLWNPYAGCGAPHLANAQSAVFDPFNLIIVLGPWPTALAWTAAARLWFAGLGAFLLARSWGFGPWGRWFVGLTFPFCGFLVVWLLYPVTPAAVWLPWVLLASDRAIASPSARSAGLLALCVGGVLVAGHIQTSAHVLLASLVLAIWRLAVVHERRAPALSWGMGVALGIGIAAVQIVPLADYLGKSPVWAERHREHPPWWRPTRPRILEAACTALPYLYGSQRQGHPNLARGLGLNNLNESAGGFAGLATFAWLAPLAVIGARKKSETRLLIVLLTIGAMGAFRIPPVDNLLRALPVVGVMDNRRLTLWVAFALTFLGGIGLDRTASGELLSQRWSNAWTAVGCLFFAGALLIPFSESALRQRAERHYQNATEPLEPPEIARRVELQVRTTLDFSRRYLGIAAAAFGAMLTIAEGARGGITLLRSLPALLLAATLVDLFAFGVGLNPAIDREVQEFEPLLIKRLREDLRPGRRALGLGGELPSNVLMRFGLADPRNYDSVEMARNLDYFEPLYEETDEARSSRRTVSWRTVARALPKLREAAVGAIVAASPPPDPSLFNRVEKIGAAWVAWLDGPERVTLEGPGRATVDPRSTASAIRVDVSADGPARLILRETWDEGWTARVDGKPVDVDCHDNVFMSLSIMPNPHVVEFAYQPGPVRISLATSIGAVAAAVLALTVRRRWAFMEWPGGGLDGTEPAG; encoded by the coding sequence ATGCCTTCACGACGCGCCGAGTTGATCGTCTTCGGCGTGGTGCTGGCGACGCTCGTCGGAGGCTTCCTCCACGACGCCCTTCGGCCCGGACGGATCCTCAGTCCGGCCGACGTGCTGCTCGTCGAATCGAGTTTCCGCGAACCGGGCTCGCTCCCGTTTGAGCCGGCCAATCGGCTGCTGATGGATCCCGTCCTCCAGTTTCAGCCGTGGCTGGCTTTCAACCGCTCCGAAATCCGCGCCGGTCGGCTCCCGCTTTGGAATCCATACGCCGGTTGCGGGGCCCCTCACCTGGCGAACGCCCAGAGCGCGGTGTTCGACCCGTTCAACCTGATCATCGTCCTCGGTCCCTGGCCCACCGCGCTGGCGTGGACGGCAGCGGCACGTCTCTGGTTCGCCGGCCTGGGGGCGTTTCTGCTGGCGAGGTCGTGGGGCTTCGGTCCGTGGGGACGCTGGTTCGTCGGCCTGACGTTTCCGTTCTGCGGCTTCCTCGTGGTTTGGCTGCTCTACCCCGTCACGCCGGCTGCCGTCTGGCTGCCGTGGGTGCTGCTGGCCTCCGACCGGGCGATCGCGTCGCCCTCGGCTCGATCAGCGGGCTTGCTGGCGTTGTGCGTCGGCGGCGTGCTGGTCGCGGGGCACATCCAGACGAGCGCCCACGTTCTCCTGGCGTCCTTGGTGCTGGCGATCTGGCGCCTGGCGGTCGTTCACGAGCGAAGAGCCCCGGCGCTGTCCTGGGGAATGGGGGTCGCGCTGGGGATCGGAATCGCGGCCGTGCAGATCGTCCCGCTGGCCGACTATCTGGGCAAGAGCCCGGTCTGGGCTGAACGCCATCGCGAGCATCCGCCGTGGTGGCGACCGACCCGACCGCGAATCCTGGAGGCCGCCTGTACCGCCCTCCCCTACCTTTACGGCAGCCAGCGCCAGGGGCATCCCAACCTGGCACGCGGGCTCGGGCTGAACAACCTCAACGAATCGGCGGGAGGCTTCGCCGGTCTGGCAACGTTCGCGTGGCTCGCGCCGTTGGCTGTGATCGGGGCTCGCAAGAAGTCCGAGACGCGACTCCTGATCGTGCTGCTGACGATCGGCGCGATGGGCGCGTTCCGAATCCCTCCGGTCGACAATCTCCTTCGCGCCTTGCCCGTCGTGGGCGTCATGGACAACCGGCGGCTGACTCTGTGGGTAGCCTTCGCGCTGACGTTCCTGGGAGGGATCGGGCTGGACCGGACGGCCTCGGGCGAGTTGCTCTCCCAGCGATGGTCGAACGCCTGGACCGCAGTTGGGTGTCTATTCTTCGCAGGGGCGTTGCTCATTCCCTTCTCGGAATCCGCCCTGAGACAACGGGCCGAACGGCATTATCAGAACGCGACCGAGCCCCTGGAGCCTCCGGAGATTGCCCGCCGAGTGGAACTCCAGGTCCGGACGACGCTCGATTTCAGCCGTCGCTACCTGGGGATCGCCGCGGCGGCCTTCGGCGCGATGCTAACGATCGCGGAAGGGGCGCGGGGAGGTATCACCCTGCTCCGCTCGCTCCCCGCCCTGCTCCTCGCCGCGACGCTCGTCGATCTCTTCGCGTTCGGCGTCGGCCTCAACCCGGCGATTGATCGCGAGGTTCAGGAATTCGAGCCGCTGCTGATCAAGCGCCTTCGAGAGGATCTAAGGCCTGGCCGCCGCGCGCTGGGGCTCGGCGGCGAACTGCCGTCGAACGTGCTGATGCGCTTCGGCCTGGCCGACCCGAGGAACTACGACTCAGTGGAGATGGCGCGGAACCTCGACTACTTCGAGCCGCTGTACGAGGAGACCGACGAGGCGCGGAGCAGCCGTCGCACGGTGTCGTGGCGGACTGTCGCCAGGGCGTTGCCGAAGCTTCGCGAGGCGGCCGTTGGGGCCATCGTCGCCGCTTCGCCGCCGCCCGATCCGTCGCTCTTCAACCGCGTCGAGAAGATCGGCGCGGCCTGGGTCGCCTGGCTCGACGGGCCGGAGCGGGTCACGCTCGAGGGACCCGGCCGCGCGACGGTCGACCCGCGTTCGACGGCCTCGGCGATCCGCGTCGACGTCTCCGCCGATGGTCCCGCCCGTCTGATCCTCCGCGAGACGTGGGACGAGGGATGGACCGCTCGCGTCGACGGGAAACCCGTCGACGTCGACTGCCACGACAACGTGTTTATGTCCTTATCGATCATGCCGAATCCGCACGTCGTCGAATTTGCATATCAGCCAGGTCCGGTTCGAATCAGTCTGGCGACGTCGATCGGCGCGGTCGCCGCGGCGGTTCTCGCCTTGACAGTTCGCCGCCGATGGGCGTTCATGGAATGGCCAGGTGGGGGCTTGGACGGAACCGAGCCCGCCGGTTAA
- a CDS encoding 3-isopropylmalate dehydrogenase encodes MSLLKIGVIPGDGVGPEVTEVGLAVLEKVAKRDGLAYELIPFDIGGERYIKTGDVLPQSEQDRLRACDVILLGAVGHPGVAPGVLEKGILLKLRFDFHQYINLRPVRLFPGAPCPITGKGPDDIDMVVVRENNEDLYVGAGGFTYKGTSEEVAIQTSMNTRAGVERCIRYAFEAARKRAERGDFGSLSAADKAKGYKRQVTLVAKTNVLTFAHDLWMRAFNEVAAEYPDVKPAYMHVDACCMRMVTNPEWFDVIVTTNMFGDIITDLGAVLQGGMGLAASGNLNPDKTAPSMFEPVHGSAPDIAGKGIANPLAAILSVAMMLDHVGRSESGDSVRKAVAAVLAAGSPRTPDLGGKSSTAEVGKAALAALD; translated from the coding sequence ATGTCCCTGTTGAAGATCGGCGTGATCCCCGGCGACGGCGTCGGGCCGGAAGTGACCGAGGTCGGCCTGGCGGTCCTGGAGAAGGTCGCCAAGCGCGACGGTCTCGCCTACGAACTGATCCCCTTCGACATCGGCGGCGAACGCTATATCAAGACCGGCGACGTGCTCCCGCAGTCCGAACAGGACCGGCTCCGGGCCTGCGACGTGATCCTGCTGGGGGCCGTCGGCCATCCTGGCGTCGCGCCGGGGGTGCTGGAAAAAGGGATTTTGCTGAAGCTCCGGTTCGACTTCCACCAGTACATCAACCTCCGCCCCGTCCGCCTTTTCCCGGGCGCCCCTTGCCCGATCACCGGCAAGGGACCTGACGACATCGACATGGTCGTCGTCCGTGAGAACAACGAGGACCTGTACGTCGGCGCCGGCGGCTTCACCTACAAGGGGACCTCCGAGGAGGTCGCCATCCAGACCTCCATGAACACTCGCGCAGGCGTCGAGCGTTGCATTCGCTACGCCTTCGAGGCCGCTCGGAAGCGTGCCGAGCGGGGCGATTTCGGCTCGCTCTCGGCCGCCGACAAGGCCAAGGGCTACAAACGGCAGGTGACGCTCGTCGCCAAAACGAACGTGCTGACCTTCGCTCACGACCTCTGGATGCGGGCCTTCAACGAGGTCGCCGCCGAGTATCCTGACGTCAAGCCGGCCTACATGCACGTCGACGCCTGCTGCATGCGGATGGTCACGAACCCCGAGTGGTTCGACGTGATCGTGACCACTAACATGTTCGGCGACATCATCACCGACCTGGGCGCCGTCCTTCAGGGGGGGATGGGCCTGGCGGCCTCCGGAAACCTCAACCCCGACAAGACCGCTCCCAGCATGTTCGAGCCCGTCCACGGCTCCGCGCCCGACATCGCCGGCAAGGGGATCGCCAACCCGCTGGCCGCGATCCTCTCAGTCGCCATGATGCTCGATCATGTCGGCCGTTCCGAATCGGGCGACAGCGTCCGCAAGGCCGTCGCCGCGGTCCTCGCCGCGGGATCGCCCCGGACGCCCGACCTCGGCGGCAAGTCCTCCACGGCGGAAGTCGGCAAGGCCGCCCTGGCAGCCCTGGACTGA
- a CDS encoding carboxypeptidase-like regulatory domain-containing protein has translation MHESNGGGPTFTLPPQNDLTWIIIDAADYAPGLIGPLKSEDLKPDDPPVDVVLQEGFPHRVRVVDAEGSPISGASVHAGLTITPPSDHPAVDPNQQGAFDSIAGPLRTLISTDADGWAVIPHVRSETDYEFAVTVYNCMLPDDTVFVRPEPGIDTVIKLPRSATTGIVVDEEGRPSADALVLIASEFDEINRQESAHPLERIFAAKTDSQGKFRLPNLHRDSSYLIRVEGADGSLGFAGGVRASDSEIRVETLRRRILRGVLVGDRRTVVTLVYTIPTGFEGRRSETGEDSVIHWTVTVSVTPDGHFEFPVWDPSHVELKVGGQPAEIPWPPPSAPVEFEGPRISQPTEREVRLRVEVEETGQAVDGTLTLTLMNGPPERRLQSVPRLVEIRNGAASFTCLRNEVFQYGNAAIPGYWTIPGTIFPTLSDSPHPSIVRTVPARPIRGRVVDSNGSPVGAGVKVSIAEARMTAPVSQPDRNGNPPDVQSPRASPSFEVPGQPAGPAAAAPPPASPDSGASMNVSSISKFLPRGSATTDAEGTFMIDAWPIDFPGRISVACGCAEGAVAPVYVRASGLPPEVKVELPRTTTATIHLLDADGRPLSSAPVIVGLTRNSERNEWAVGSTDIDGKAVIDGLAVDEQGYDLSIRFANDYQRITVPLKLGGPPLELKAQRGRVLEGRVVETVTGWPIPQANIEVQSTSDGRVHAQTRTDEDGRFRVSTLSEGTYKVLLGPAFALRNPSTSWLVAEAGTGQPIEIRVANLNQLAPQPKRPTRP, from the coding sequence ATGCATGAATCGAATGGAGGCGGGCCGACTTTTACTCTGCCTCCTCAGAACGACCTCACCTGGATCATCATCGACGCCGCCGACTACGCCCCGGGATTGATCGGACCGCTCAAGTCCGAGGATCTCAAGCCGGACGACCCGCCGGTCGACGTCGTGCTCCAGGAGGGCTTCCCGCATCGGGTGCGGGTCGTCGACGCGGAAGGTTCCCCGATCTCGGGGGCCTCGGTCCACGCCGGTCTAACGATCACGCCACCGTCCGATCACCCAGCAGTCGACCCGAATCAGCAGGGGGCGTTCGACTCGATCGCCGGCCCCCTGAGAACGCTGATCTCGACCGACGCGGACGGTTGGGCGGTCATCCCGCATGTGCGCAGCGAGACGGACTACGAGTTCGCCGTGACGGTCTATAACTGCATGCTCCCGGACGACACCGTCTTCGTTCGACCGGAGCCCGGGATCGACACGGTGATCAAGCTTCCGCGGTCCGCGACGACGGGCATCGTCGTCGACGAGGAGGGGCGCCCGTCCGCCGACGCGCTCGTCTTGATCGCCAGCGAATTCGACGAAATCAACCGTCAGGAGAGCGCCCATCCCCTTGAGCGGATCTTCGCCGCGAAGACCGACTCCCAGGGGAAGTTCCGGCTCCCGAACCTCCACCGTGACTCTTCGTATCTGATTCGCGTTGAAGGGGCCGACGGCTCGCTCGGCTTCGCCGGCGGGGTTCGAGCGTCCGATTCCGAGATCCGCGTCGAGACGCTTCGCCGCCGAATCCTACGCGGCGTGCTCGTCGGTGATCGGCGGACGGTGGTCACTCTCGTCTACACCATCCCCACCGGCTTTGAGGGTCGACGCTCCGAAACCGGCGAGGACTCCGTCATTCACTGGACGGTGACGGTCTCAGTCACTCCCGACGGTCATTTCGAGTTCCCCGTCTGGGACCCGTCCCACGTCGAGCTCAAGGTCGGGGGGCAGCCCGCAGAAATTCCCTGGCCGCCTCCCTCGGCACCCGTCGAATTCGAAGGCCCCAGGATCTCCCAGCCCACCGAACGGGAGGTCCGCCTTCGGGTCGAGGTCGAAGAAACGGGTCAGGCCGTCGATGGGACGTTGACCCTCACACTCATGAACGGCCCCCCCGAACGCAGGCTTCAGAGCGTGCCGCGACTCGTCGAAATCCGGAACGGCGCGGCGAGCTTCACCTGCCTTCGAAACGAGGTCTTCCAATACGGCAACGCAGCCATTCCCGGCTACTGGACCATTCCCGGCACGATATTCCCCACTCTCAGCGACTCCCCGCATCCGAGCATCGTTCGCACCGTCCCGGCCCGGCCGATCCGCGGCCGCGTCGTCGATTCCAATGGTTCGCCGGTCGGCGCCGGAGTGAAGGTCTCGATCGCCGAAGCTCGCATGACGGCGCCTGTCTCCCAACCTGACCGGAATGGGAATCCACCGGACGTTCAATCTCCCAGGGCCTCTCCGTCGTTCGAGGTCCCTGGCCAGCCGGCGGGACCGGCGGCTGCAGCCCCACCGCCGGCCTCTCCAGACTCGGGCGCGAGCATGAACGTCTCCAGCATCTCCAAGTTTCTTCCCCGGGGCTCGGCGACGACCGACGCCGAGGGGACATTCATGATCGACGCCTGGCCGATCGATTTCCCCGGCCGTATCTCCGTCGCCTGCGGCTGCGCTGAAGGGGCCGTCGCTCCCGTCTATGTCCGTGCTTCGGGCCTCCCTCCTGAAGTGAAGGTTGAACTCCCCCGAACGACGACCGCGACGATTCATCTCCTCGACGCTGACGGCCGTCCGCTGTCGAGCGCTCCGGTGATCGTCGGCCTCACCCGGAACTCGGAACGGAACGAATGGGCGGTGGGCTCCACGGACATCGACGGCAAGGCTGTCATCGACGGACTCGCCGTGGATGAGCAAGGCTACGACCTGAGCATCCGTTTCGCGAACGACTATCAGCGAATCACCGTCCCACTCAAACTCGGCGGACCACCGCTGGAATTGAAAGCCCAGCGAGGGCGGGTCCTGGAGGGGAGGGTGGTGGAGACCGTCACCGGATGGCCGATCCCGCAGGCGAACATCGAGGTTCAATCCACGTCTGATGGACGAGTCCACGCCCAGACTCGCACCGACGAGGACGGTCGTTTTCGCGTCAGCACGCTCTCCGAAGGGACCTACAAGGTGCTCCTCGGCCCGGCCTTCGCCCTCAGGAATCCGTCGACGTCCTGGCTCGTGGCGGAAGCCGGCACCGGGCAGCCCATCGAGATCCGAGTCGCCAACCTGAATCAACTCGCTCCTCAACCGAAGCGGCCGACCCGCCCCTGA
- a CDS encoding type II toxin-antitoxin system RelE/ParE family toxin, producing MGAESVSDALVSREALVDLDEVCEYLSQLNATAADRLLGRFFAAARLYARFPRMGQALDDLSSGLRCFTAHPHVAFYRLERGPSSCSASCTAVETSNG from the coding sequence ATCGGGGCGGAAAGCGTAAGCGACGCCCTCGTCTCGCGCGAGGCGCTCGTCGACTTGGATGAAGTTTGCGAGTACCTGTCGCAGCTAAACGCCACCGCCGCCGACCGGCTTCTAGGCCGGTTCTTCGCCGCTGCTCGCCTGTACGCCCGATTTCCCCGGATGGGCCAGGCACTCGACGATCTTTCGTCCGGCCTGCGATGCTTTACCGCGCATCCCCACGTCGCGTTCTACCGCCTCGAGCGTGGGCCATCATCGTGCTCCGCTTCCTGCACGGCAGTCGAGACTTCAAACGGGTGA
- a CDS encoding serine/threonine-protein kinase, which translates to MAAPADAEKPTISTTATTSTSATSASPGSSTAKDARGLSSLDESNLERSIIRRGLATPGEVEACKAYRAKQAAQVEGTPNQSLLDVMVAAKVLTKGQMARLLQERGEAAKKLEIPGYTIIEKLGKGSMGVVFKARQISVNRIVAIKILLDGLAQNKEFIRRFEREAQIAAKLSHNNIVNAIDAGEAGGRYFFVMEFVEGPTIKDFLDKNKVFEEKDAVRIAMAVAEALKHANQRGLIHRDVKPENVILTKDGGVKLADLGLARLTGDETWGLSEAGMAIGTPYYISPEQVRGQTDVDIRADIYSLGATLYHMVTGKVPYSGDNPQEVMKKHVDPRVELVPPDHLNTGISSGMGMVIETMLSKNRENRYTTPDDLILDLQCLLQGDPPMIAGQKPGSLEALSEGDADDYAPSLVDDAQMAEMAGVVNARNQIIAALAVVLAVSMVTNVIMLVAR; encoded by the coding sequence ATGGCCGCCCCTGCCGACGCCGAAAAGCCGACTATCAGCACGACCGCGACCACGAGCACCAGCGCGACGAGCGCCTCGCCCGGGTCCTCCACCGCGAAGGACGCCCGCGGGCTCTCGTCGCTCGACGAATCAAACCTGGAACGCTCGATCATACGCCGGGGGCTCGCCACGCCGGGGGAGGTCGAGGCGTGCAAGGCGTATCGCGCCAAGCAGGCGGCCCAGGTGGAAGGGACGCCGAACCAGAGCCTGCTCGACGTCATGGTCGCCGCCAAGGTTTTGACCAAGGGGCAGATGGCTCGCTTGCTCCAGGAGCGCGGCGAGGCGGCGAAGAAGCTGGAGATTCCCGGCTACACGATCATCGAAAAGCTGGGCAAGGGCTCGATGGGCGTCGTCTTCAAGGCCCGTCAGATCAGCGTCAACCGGATCGTCGCGATCAAGATCCTGCTGGACGGCCTGGCGCAGAACAAGGAGTTCATCCGCCGCTTCGAACGTGAGGCTCAGATCGCCGCCAAGCTCTCGCACAACAACATCGTGAACGCGATCGACGCCGGCGAGGCCGGCGGCCGCTACTTCTTCGTCATGGAGTTCGTCGAGGGGCCGACGATCAAGGACTTCCTCGACAAGAACAAGGTCTTCGAGGAGAAGGACGCCGTCCGCATCGCCATGGCCGTCGCCGAGGCCCTCAAGCACGCCAACCAGCGCGGGTTGATCCACCGCGACGTCAAGCCGGAGAACGTCATCCTCACCAAGGACGGCGGCGTGAAACTGGCCGACCTCGGTCTGGCACGACTGACCGGCGACGAAACGTGGGGCCTCTCCGAGGCCGGCATGGCCATCGGCACGCCGTACTACATCAGCCCGGAACAGGTCCGCGGCCAGACCGACGTCGACATACGGGCCGACATCTACAGCCTGGGCGCCACCCTCTATCACATGGTGACCGGCAAGGTCCCGTACAGCGGCGACAATCCCCAGGAGGTCATGAAGAAGCACGTCGACCCGCGCGTCGAGCTGGTCCCTCCGGACCACCTCAACACGGGCATCTCCAGCGGCATGGGCATGGTGATCGAGACCATGCTTTCCAAGAACCGCGAAAACCGGTACACCACGCCCGACGACCTGATTCTCGACCTGCAGTGCCTGCTGCAGGGCGATCCCCCAATGATTGCCGGCCAGAAGCCAGGCAGCCTGGAAGCGCTCTCCGAGGGGGATGCGGACGACTACGCCCCCTCGCTGGTCGACGACGCCCAGATGGCCGAGATGGCCGGCGTCGTCAACGCCCGCAATCAGATCATCGCCGCTCTCGCCGTCGTTCTGGCCGTCTCCATGGTGACGAACGTCATCATGCTCGTGGCGCGGTGA
- a CDS encoding DUF1559 family PulG-like putative transporter has translation MRRNLHGRDLRFGFTLIELLVVIAIIGVLVALLLPAVQAAREAANRSQCQNNLKQFGLAAQSYHDTFNAFPAGWYCMPPMYDPANPNTVIGGDVTGCATVSTPYQSYQWSGLVGVFNKMEQGNLFNEINFDYAPNSVVNTTAVRRTLTNFVCPSNRRPEATTQTGSAQKMGPSDYRGNMAAGMILPDASGNCPKQDPTNVYCLNFDNGITYQNSSVGMADITDGTTNTCLMGETIAPTGVWAPATSCCVRTNTDRTINRPIVSGTTNFWTYWSSKHPGLVNFANCDGSVRTVSQTINKAVLNKLMTRNGGETISADETK, from the coding sequence ATGCGCCGCAATCTCCACGGACGAGACCTCCGCTTCGGCTTCACGCTGATTGAGCTGCTCGTCGTCATCGCCATCATCGGCGTTCTGGTGGCCCTGCTCTTGCCGGCGGTGCAGGCGGCTCGCGAGGCTGCGAACCGGTCGCAGTGCCAGAACAATCTGAAACAGTTCGGGCTTGCGGCCCAGTCGTATCACGACACGTTCAACGCGTTCCCGGCCGGCTGGTACTGCATGCCGCCGATGTACGACCCGGCGAATCCCAACACGGTGATCGGCGGCGACGTCACCGGGTGCGCGACGGTCAGCACGCCTTACCAGTCGTACCAGTGGAGCGGGCTGGTGGGCGTCTTCAACAAGATGGAACAGGGAAACCTGTTCAATGAGATCAACTTCGACTACGCCCCTAACAGCGTCGTCAACACGACGGCCGTTCGACGCACGCTGACGAACTTCGTCTGCCCGTCGAACCGCCGTCCGGAAGCGACGACGCAGACGGGCTCCGCCCAGAAGATGGGCCCCTCGGACTACCGCGGCAACATGGCGGCCGGCATGATCCTCCCAGACGCGAGCGGCAACTGCCCCAAGCAGGACCCGACGAACGTCTACTGCCTGAACTTCGACAACGGAATCACCTACCAGAACTCCAGCGTGGGGATGGCCGACATCACCGACGGCACCACCAATACCTGCCTGATGGGTGAGACCATCGCGCCGACCGGCGTTTGGGCTCCGGCCACCAGCTGCTGCGTGCGCACCAACACGGACCGGACGATCAACCGGCCGATCGTCTCGGGGACCACCAACTTCTGGACCTACTGGTCGAGCAAGCACCCCGGCCTGGTGAACTTCGCCAACTGCGACGGCAGCGTGCGGACCGTCAGCCAGACGATCAACAAGGCCGTCCTCAACAAGTTGATGACCCGCAACGGCGGCGAAACCATCTCCGCCGACGAGACCAAGTAA
- the rpmB gene encoding 50S ribosomal protein L28 has product MGRECQVSGKKTSFGNHKTERGKAKYLGGVGKKTTGISRRTFKPNLQWIRVWLPNGTTTQVRVATSVIRSGQLTLEVDGKVQTFPLIKASKGSAEARKNLKNLYPI; this is encoded by the coding sequence ATGGGCCGCGAGTGCCAAGTCAGCGGGAAGAAGACCTCGTTCGGCAACCACAAGACCGAGCGCGGCAAGGCGAAGTACCTCGGCGGCGTCGGTAAGAAGACGACCGGCATCAGCCGCCGCACCTTCAAGCCGAATTTGCAGTGGATCCGCGTCTGGCTGCCCAACGGCACCACGACCCAGGTCCGCGTCGCCACCTCGGTCATCCGCAGCGGTCAGCTCACCCTGGAAGTCGACGGCAAGGTTCAGACCTTCCCGCTCATCAAGGCCTCCAAGGGAAGCGCCGAAGCTCGCAAGAACCTCAAGAACCTCTACCCGATCTGA
- a CDS encoding type II toxin-antitoxin system ParD family antitoxin produces MNVPLTPELGKDVESKVQSGMDHTASEVVCEGLRLLKEREEPHQQKLADLRAALQVGLDQADRGEVVPLNQKLIDDVKRRGRGRQAARKSGRKA; encoded by the coding sequence ATGAACGTTCCGCTGACACCCGAGCTTGGAAAGGACGTGGAATCCAAGGTCCAAAGCGGCATGGACCACACCGCGAGCGAGGTTGTCTGCGAGGGGCTACGACTCCTTAAAGAACGTGAGGAACCTCATCAGCAGAAGCTCGCCGACCTTCGAGCCGCTCTCCAGGTCGGCCTCGACCAGGCCGACCGGGGCGAAGTCGTGCCGCTGAATCAGAAACTCATCGACGACGTGAAGCGTCGCGGTAGGGGACGTCAGGCGGCCCGCAAATCGGGGCGGAAAGCGTAA
- a CDS encoding gamma-butyrobetaine hydroxylase-like domain-containing protein: MIDPPTNIRAHQAEQILEVSWPDGEVHRLPYRYLRAECPCASCRDEWTGERIIQIEHVREDVKLEGIEAVGSYAIQPSWSDGHSTGIFTWELLREAAHNLPTSG, encoded by the coding sequence ATGATCGATCCTCCCACCAACATCCGAGCCCATCAAGCCGAGCAGATCCTTGAGGTCTCCTGGCCCGACGGCGAGGTCCACCGCCTCCCCTATCGCTACCTCCGCGCTGAGTGCCCCTGCGCGAGTTGCCGCGACGAGTGGACCGGCGAGCGCATCATCCAGATCGAGCACGTTCGCGAAGACGTCAAGCTGGAGGGGATCGAGGCCGTCGGCTCCTACGCGATCCAGCCCTCGTGGAGCGACGGCCACTCCACGGGCATCTTCACCTGGGAGTTGCTCCGCGAAGCGGCCCACAACCTCCCCACGTCGGGATGA
- a CDS encoding DUF72 domain-containing protein, which produces MNQLSLFGSQDDLPPQAASLAAKLRALTEKGLFFGTSSWKYEGWLGTIYDPVKYQTRGKLSTKKFESECLHEYARIFPVVGGDFSFYQFPSAEYWKALFEGSDAGLRFGLKVPEEVTVPRWPQHARYGSRAGKLNEGFLNPKLFKELFARPLWRHRDRVAVLMFEFGTMSKSVMSGVDEFRERLGAFLNEMPPGFRYGVEIRNPEYLAEPYFDVLRGRNVAHVFNSWTRMPELIEQVETPGIHTADFTVVRALLRRGQAYEDAVEKFSPYRTVQAPVPAVREALRRLSERAWKKAQPAFTFVNNRLEGNAPGTIEAVADMLTE; this is translated from the coding sequence ATGAATCAGTTGTCGCTGTTCGGATCTCAGGACGATTTGCCGCCCCAGGCCGCCTCCCTGGCCGCGAAACTTCGCGCGCTGACGGAGAAGGGCCTCTTCTTCGGGACTTCATCCTGGAAGTACGAGGGATGGCTCGGGACCATCTACGACCCGGTGAAGTATCAGACGCGGGGCAAACTCTCGACCAAGAAGTTCGAGTCGGAATGCCTCCACGAGTACGCACGAATCTTTCCGGTCGTCGGGGGGGACTTCAGCTTCTACCAGTTCCCGTCCGCCGAATACTGGAAGGCCCTGTTTGAAGGTAGCGACGCAGGCCTGCGGTTCGGCCTCAAGGTTCCGGAAGAGGTCACCGTTCCTCGCTGGCCGCAGCACGCTCGGTACGGGAGCCGGGCCGGCAAGCTCAACGAGGGCTTCCTCAATCCAAAACTCTTCAAGGAATTATTCGCACGACCCCTCTGGAGACATCGCGACCGCGTGGCCGTCCTCATGTTCGAGTTCGGTACGATGTCTAAATCGGTCATGTCCGGGGTCGACGAGTTCCGAGAACGCCTGGGGGCGTTTCTCAACGAGATGCCGCCTGGATTTCGCTATGGAGTCGAAATCCGGAACCCGGAATATCTGGCAGAGCCTTACTTCGACGTGCTCCGCGGTCGCAACGTCGCCCACGTTTTCAATTCCTGGACGCGCATGCCCGAACTCATCGAGCAGGTCGAGACGCCCGGGATCCATACGGCCGATTTCACCGTCGTCCGGGCGCTCCTGAGGAGGGGCCAGGCGTACGAGGATGCGGTCGAGAAGTTCAGCCCTTACCGAACCGTTCAGGCGCCGGTCCCTGCCGTCCGCGAAGCGTTGCGTCGGCTGTCCGAGCGGGCCTGGAAAAAAGCCCAGCCGGCGTTCACGTTTGTGAACAACCGGCTGGAGGGAAACGCGCCGGGGACCATTGAGGCGGTCGCCGATATGTTGACGGAGTGA